In Halogeometricum sp. S1BR25-6, a single genomic region encodes these proteins:
- a CDS encoding FUN14 domain-containing protein encodes MSDPLQLSLDPTALGFEFGGGAVVGGIIGFAAKKVAKLLAVVVGLQMALFKFLESRGILAVDWERLTAGMLKTTETAASGAPPSWLSTLLSTLSVSAGFTGGFLVGFKKG; translated from the coding sequence ATGTCCGACCCGCTACAGCTATCACTCGACCCCACCGCGCTCGGCTTCGAGTTCGGGGGCGGCGCCGTCGTCGGCGGAATCATCGGCTTCGCGGCGAAGAAGGTCGCAAAGCTCCTCGCCGTCGTCGTCGGTCTGCAGATGGCGCTGTTCAAGTTCCTCGAATCGCGCGGAATACTCGCGGTCGACTGGGAACGGCTCACCGCCGGGATGCTGAAGACCACCGAGACGGCCGCCTCCGGGGCGCCGCCGAGTTGGCTGTCGACCCTCCTCTCGACGCTCTCGGTCTCCGCCGGGTTCACCGGCGGCTTCCTCGTCGGCTTCAAGAAGGGATAA
- a CDS encoding NifU family protein, protein MSIDTADDAATLEDRLAQFMRRNFPQIQMHGGTAGIDAVDEESGEVWISLGGACSGCGISPMTVQALKSRMVTEFEEISQVHATTGGSFDYDAPEDPFARSRDDAPF, encoded by the coding sequence ATGAGTATCGACACCGCGGACGACGCCGCCACCCTCGAAGACCGACTCGCCCAGTTCATGCGGCGCAACTTCCCGCAGATTCAGATGCACGGCGGCACCGCCGGCATCGACGCCGTTGACGAGGAATCCGGCGAGGTGTGGATTTCGCTCGGCGGCGCCTGCTCGGGGTGCGGCATCTCACCGATGACGGTGCAGGCGCTGAAGTCCCGAATGGTGACGGAATTCGAGGAGATATCGCAGGTGCACGCGACGACGGGCGGGTCGTTCGACTACGACGCTCCCGAGGACCCGTTCGCGCGCAGTCGCGACGACGCGCCGTTCTGA
- the moaC gene encoding cyclic pyranopterin monophosphate synthase MoaC yields the protein MSDPDGGPDDESDLTHVDDDGDAQMVNVGEKPDSRRRAVARGTIHLTEPTVGAIHADEIGKGDVLSTARIGAIQAVKHTWETIPMCHQIPITNVDTEFEVGDESVTLSVAVETTGKTGCEIEALEGVTTGLNVVWDMVKAAEKDAEGQYPETRLSDVQVVEKEKRTG from the coding sequence GTGAGCGACCCGGACGGCGGACCCGACGACGAGTCGGACCTGACCCACGTCGACGACGACGGCGACGCGCAGATGGTGAACGTCGGCGAGAAGCCGGACAGCCGCCGCCGCGCCGTCGCGCGCGGGACGATTCACCTGACGGAGCCGACCGTCGGGGCGATTCACGCCGACGAGATAGGCAAGGGCGACGTGCTGTCGACCGCCAGAATCGGCGCGATTCAGGCCGTCAAGCACACCTGGGAGACCATCCCGATGTGCCACCAGATACCCATCACGAACGTCGACACCGAGTTCGAGGTGGGCGACGAGAGCGTGACGCTGTCCGTCGCCGTCGAGACGACGGGGAAGACGGGCTGTGAGATAGAGGCCTTGGAGGGCGTCACCACTGGGTTGAACGTCGTCTGGGACATGGTGAAAGCGGCCGAGAAGGACGCCGAGGGTCAGTACCCGGAGACGCGTCTCTCCGATGTGCAGGTGGTGGAGAAGGAGAAGCGGACGGGCTGA
- a CDS encoding MFS transporter has translation MTTRLFGTLCGLVFLVNLGRTAFAPLVETFQTQFGVGPATVGVVTTLVWMGTAVPRIPVGYLLTRVARHRVVLATGALLSLSAAFTALAPSILAVQVGALGIGLASGAYFVAAVPLVGELYPDAVGRAIGVHGTAAQLAAVVAAPVVVAFVTVADWRATFWLLAVLSAAVTAVLAYTARDSDAVVERSADRDFVGALRYWRLMGVGLLMIATAGFVWQGLFNFYVTYLVTAKSFSTTQASTMLTVVFAAGVPAFWLSGRLADRFPTVPYLLTVLAAYVASLFALTEVTGFLPVFAVTAAIGYTIHSMFPALDTWLLGTLPAEVRSSAYAVFSGASLLIEANGSGVVGVLTEAGYAFDDVFRAFAFGLAGVVAALVALYALGRIPGTKRRAVVQ, from the coding sequence GTGACCACACGACTGTTCGGCACGCTCTGCGGGTTGGTCTTTCTCGTCAACCTCGGTCGGACGGCGTTCGCGCCCCTCGTCGAGACGTTCCAGACGCAGTTCGGCGTCGGTCCGGCGACGGTGGGGGTGGTGACGACGCTCGTCTGGATGGGGACGGCGGTCCCGCGCATCCCCGTCGGCTACCTCCTCACGCGCGTCGCCCGCCACCGCGTCGTCCTCGCGACGGGGGCGCTGCTCTCGCTGTCGGCCGCGTTCACCGCCCTCGCGCCGTCGATTCTGGCGGTGCAGGTCGGGGCGTTGGGAATCGGTCTCGCCTCCGGGGCGTACTTCGTGGCCGCCGTCCCCCTCGTCGGCGAACTCTACCCCGACGCCGTGGGGCGCGCCATCGGTGTCCACGGTACCGCCGCCCAACTCGCCGCCGTCGTCGCCGCGCCCGTCGTCGTCGCGTTCGTGACCGTCGCCGACTGGCGCGCGACGTTCTGGCTCCTCGCCGTCCTTTCGGCCGCCGTCACCGCCGTCCTCGCCTACACCGCCCGCGACAGCGACGCCGTCGTCGAGCGAAGCGCCGACCGGGACTTCGTCGGCGCCCTGCGCTACTGGCGACTCATGGGCGTCGGACTGCTGATGATAGCCACCGCCGGGTTCGTCTGGCAGGGCCTGTTCAACTTCTACGTCACCTACCTCGTGACCGCGAAGTCGTTCTCGACGACGCAGGCGAGCACGATGCTCACCGTCGTCTTCGCAGCGGGCGTCCCCGCGTTCTGGCTCTCGGGCCGCCTCGCGGACCGCTTTCCGACCGTCCCCTACCTCCTGACCGTGCTCGCCGCCTACGTCGCCTCGCTGTTCGCCCTGACGGAGGTCACCGGCTTCCTCCCGGTGTTCGCCGTCACCGCCGCCATCGGCTACACCATCCACAGCATGTTTCCCGCGCTCGATACGTGGCTGCTCGGCACGCTCCCCGCGGAGGTGCGCAGCAGCGCCTACGCCGTCTTCAGCGGCGCCTCCCTGCTCATCGAGGCCAACGGGAGCGGCGTCGTCGGCGTCCTCACCGAGGCGGGCTACGCCTTCGACGACGTGTTCCGCGCGTTCGCGTTCGGCCTCGCGGGCGTCGTCGCGGCGCTCGTCGCGCTGTACGCGCTCGGGCGGATTCCGGGGACGAAGCGCCGCGCCGTCGTTCAGTGA
- the trxA gene encoding thioredoxin, with product MSTPESKGSPVHVESQDHLEQLVSEHDVVLVDFHADWCGPCKMLEPTVEEIAAETDALVLKVDIDELQELARDEGVRSVPTLQFYQGGEQVKRVIGVQDKDDLLDIIEELSN from the coding sequence ATGAGTACGCCCGAAAGCAAAGGCAGCCCCGTTCACGTCGAGAGCCAAGACCACCTCGAACAACTCGTCTCGGAGCACGACGTGGTGCTGGTGGACTTCCACGCGGACTGGTGCGGACCGTGCAAGATGCTCGAACCGACCGTCGAGGAAATCGCCGCCGAAACGGACGCGCTGGTCCTGAAAGTCGACATCGATGAACTGCAGGAACTCGCCCGCGACGAGGGCGTCCGCTCGGTACCGACGCTGCAGTTCTACCAAGGCGGCGAGCAGGTCAAGCGCGTCATCGGCGTGCAGGACAAAGACGACCTCCTCGACATCATCGAGGAACTGTCGAACTGA
- a CDS encoding ATP-dependent DNA helicase, which translates to MTAATRVRRVNWQAVFGHPEPYPEQADGIDAAVDAAEDGGFLVVEGACGTGKTMLALTAGIDRVRDPDSDYERVLVLTSVKQQLRQFEEDLRTVNANLPDDWNPVSALTLVGKADVCPYSRENVAGIDDSTVYDRCEGLRERTRNLVGDGGLASTGKLVEEARAAQTGLLDSGATGGPDYLETAGEPTPYLPETSEYEDTEYCPFYATFLDDLPEEGDPIEAVPFDVTELGLIDTEELVRLSAGYGTCPHSVMGAVLPHVEVVVGNYYHAFDPTTVGSFTGALLDESTFVVCDEAHMLEPRVRELVSDGVGDATLRDAENELTRVIQPVEFDGDGRESEDADLVRGELEESDVTLRELKETREFVRDLREELDRRVTAHLDGELPDWRADLTRLDDDEIPLRDPEEPAEDELTAWAGENGYDEGTWVRAESVGAVVARVLNSAEEEDARRAAPAVGRTLANWARADHTGYFREIELDRTWDETERADSWRRAYNAHLALHNCVPGDAIAERLGEFGGGVLMSATLAPLDVFREVTGLNALEADDRPVVERTYGLAFPEENRASFAVDAPKFTYENRGPPGEENPTRRAHVDACAEIARSPGNVLVGMPSYAEAEWMGGELESRLSKTVLLDEASDDGATERLKADFFGGEEKVLVTSLRGTLTEGVDYRGDRLAAAVVCGVPIINTSSPRTRAVKTAYDREFGDGPASGASGSMRGGTSRSGFEAALTVPAVRKARQAVGRVIRGPEEVGVRAFVDARYARDSWNGVREYFPEEERAEFSPVSTDMLRFGVDRFWSSVE; encoded by the coding sequence ATGACCGCCGCGACGCGAGTGAGGCGCGTGAACTGGCAGGCCGTCTTCGGCCACCCCGAACCCTACCCCGAGCAAGCCGACGGCATCGACGCCGCCGTCGACGCCGCCGAGGACGGCGGCTTCCTCGTCGTCGAGGGGGCGTGCGGGACGGGCAAGACGATGCTCGCGCTCACGGCCGGCATCGACCGGGTCCGCGACCCCGACTCCGACTACGAACGGGTGCTCGTGCTGACGAGCGTGAAACAGCAACTCAGGCAGTTCGAGGAGGACCTGCGGACCGTCAACGCGAACCTGCCCGACGACTGGAACCCGGTCTCGGCGCTGACGCTCGTGGGGAAGGCGGACGTCTGCCCCTACAGCAGAGAGAACGTCGCCGGCATCGACGACTCGACGGTGTACGACCGCTGCGAGGGACTCAGAGAGCGGACGCGAAACCTGGTCGGGGACGGTGGCCTCGCCTCCACCGGGAAACTCGTCGAGGAGGCGCGCGCGGCGCAGACGGGTCTCCTCGACTCGGGGGCGACCGGCGGCCCCGACTACCTCGAAACCGCCGGCGAACCGACGCCGTACCTTCCCGAAACGTCGGAGTACGAGGACACCGAGTACTGCCCCTTCTACGCGACGTTCCTCGACGACCTACCAGAAGAGGGCGACCCGATAGAGGCCGTCCCGTTCGACGTGACCGAGTTGGGTCTCATCGACACCGAGGAACTCGTGCGCCTGTCGGCCGGGTACGGCACCTGCCCGCACTCGGTCATGGGCGCGGTCCTGCCGCACGTCGAAGTCGTCGTCGGGAATTACTACCACGCGTTCGACCCGACGACGGTGGGGTCGTTCACGGGCGCCCTCCTCGACGAGTCGACGTTCGTCGTCTGCGACGAGGCGCACATGCTCGAACCGCGCGTCCGCGAACTCGTCAGCGACGGCGTGGGCGACGCCACCCTGCGCGACGCCGAGAACGAACTGACGCGCGTGATTCAACCCGTCGAGTTCGACGGCGACGGACGGGAGAGCGAGGACGCAGACCTCGTCCGCGGCGAACTCGAAGAGAGCGACGTGACGCTCCGCGAACTGAAGGAGACGCGCGAGTTCGTTCGGGACCTGCGCGAGGAACTCGACCGGCGCGTGACGGCGCATCTAGATGGGGAACTGCCGGACTGGCGCGCCGACCTCACCCGACTCGACGACGACGAGATTCCGCTCCGCGACCCGGAAGAACCCGCCGAGGACGAACTGACCGCATGGGCCGGCGAGAACGGGTACGACGAGGGGACGTGGGTGCGCGCGGAGTCCGTCGGCGCCGTCGTCGCCCGCGTACTGAACAGCGCCGAGGAGGAGGACGCGCGCCGCGCCGCGCCGGCCGTCGGGCGGACGCTGGCGAACTGGGCGCGCGCGGACCACACGGGCTACTTCCGCGAGATAGAACTCGACCGGACGTGGGACGAGACCGAACGGGCGGACTCCTGGCGCCGGGCGTACAACGCGCACCTCGCCCTGCACAACTGCGTCCCCGGCGACGCCATCGCCGAGCGACTGGGCGAGTTCGGCGGCGGCGTCCTCATGTCGGCGACGCTCGCCCCCCTCGACGTCTTCCGCGAGGTGACGGGGCTGAACGCCCTCGAAGCCGACGACCGTCCGGTGGTCGAACGGACGTACGGACTCGCCTTCCCCGAGGAGAACCGGGCGTCGTTCGCCGTCGATGCGCCGAAGTTCACCTACGAGAACCGCGGCCCGCCGGGCGAGGAGAATCCGACGCGGCGCGCGCACGTCGATGCCTGCGCCGAGATAGCCCGGTCGCCGGGAAACGTCCTCGTCGGGATGCCGAGTTACGCCGAGGCGGAGTGGATGGGGGGCGAGTTAGAGTCCAGACTGTCGAAGACCGTCCTCCTCGACGAGGCGTCCGACGACGGCGCGACCGAACGCCTGAAGGCCGACTTCTTCGGCGGCGAGGAGAAGGTGCTCGTGACGAGTCTGCGCGGGACCCTGACCGAAGGCGTCGACTACCGCGGCGACCGACTCGCCGCGGCCGTCGTCTGCGGCGTCCCCATCATCAACACGTCGAGTCCGCGCACGCGGGCGGTGAAGACGGCGTACGACCGGGAGTTCGGGGACGGTCCCGCGAGCGGAGCGAGCGGGAGCATGCGAGGCGGAACGTCTCGAAGCGGATTCGAGGCGGCTCTCACCGTCCCGGCGGTCCGGAAGGCCAGACAGGCCGTCGGCCGCGTCATCCGCGGCCCCGAGGAGGTTGGCGTCCGCGCCTTCGTCGACGCGCGCTACGCCCGCGATTCGTGGAACGGCGTTCGGGAGTACTTCCCCGAAGAGGAAAGAGCGGAGTTCTCGCCGGTCAGCACGGATATGCTCCGATTCGGCGTCGACCGATTCTGGTCGTCCGTCGAGTGA
- a CDS encoding DUF7576 family protein, producing MVDPTSSLGEDVDESDAPACANCDEPILQSPTHRVVTWVEDGTVRHRHFCSEACREKFGG from the coding sequence ATGGTAGACCCGACTTCTAGTCTCGGGGAGGACGTCGACGAATCCGACGCTCCCGCCTGCGCGAACTGCGACGAACCGATACTCCAGTCGCCCACGCACCGCGTCGTCACCTGGGTTGAGGACGGCACTGTCCGGCATCGCCACTTCTGTTCGGAGGCGTGCCGCGAGAAGTTCGGGGGGTAG
- the hflX gene encoding GTPase HflX gives MSDGTPAVVAKRVDAGESADLSEITDLARAAGYEVVGELSQSREEDAAFHFGEGKVDELTALAVDADAAVVIVDNRLGPYQTYNIGGKLPEGVEVIDRFTLILEIFGQRANTRKAQLQVELAELRYELPRAEAKASLAKRDERPGFMGLGEYDESREQDIKAQISRIKNELDAIADKEETRREQRRESGFDLVALAGYTNAGKSTLMRRLAEDLEVGENDDLHPDLDPTAESEDRLFTTLGTTTRRAETGTRDVLLTDTVGFVSDLPHWLVESFKSTLDSVYRADLVLLVVDASEPVEEMRDKLVTCHDTLYERNEAPIVTVLNKIDLVDPGELERKTEALRALAPNPVVVSGLTGENVSALADRIENELPEWREERLLLPMSDDSMSLVSWLYDHGHVENEEYDGENVLVEFAARPAIVEKARAKAADVRTGGAGTEAGAETDGGRRN, from the coding sequence ATGAGCGACGGCACTCCGGCCGTCGTCGCAAAGCGCGTCGACGCCGGCGAGTCCGCGGACCTCTCGGAGATAACGGACCTCGCGCGCGCCGCGGGGTACGAGGTGGTCGGCGAACTCTCGCAGTCCCGCGAGGAGGACGCCGCGTTCCACTTCGGCGAGGGGAAAGTCGACGAACTCACCGCCCTCGCCGTCGACGCGGACGCCGCAGTGGTCATCGTCGACAACCGCCTCGGCCCCTACCAGACGTACAACATCGGCGGAAAACTCCCCGAGGGCGTCGAGGTCATCGACCGCTTCACGCTCATCCTGGAGATATTCGGCCAGCGGGCGAACACCCGGAAGGCCCAACTGCAGGTCGAACTCGCGGAACTCCGCTACGAACTCCCGCGCGCGGAGGCGAAAGCCTCCCTCGCCAAACGCGACGAGCGACCGGGGTTCATGGGGCTCGGCGAGTACGACGAGTCGCGCGAACAGGACATCAAAGCCCAGATTTCGCGCATCAAGAACGAACTCGACGCCATCGCCGACAAGGAGGAGACGCGGCGCGAACAGCGCCGCGAGTCCGGGTTCGACCTCGTCGCCCTCGCCGGCTACACGAACGCCGGGAAGTCGACGCTGATGCGCCGACTCGCCGAGGACCTGGAGGTCGGCGAGAACGACGATTTGCATCCGGATTTGGACCCGACCGCCGAGTCCGAGGACCGCCTGTTCACCACCCTCGGGACGACGACGCGCCGCGCCGAGACGGGGACGCGCGACGTTCTCCTCACCGACACCGTCGGCTTCGTCTCGGACCTGCCGCACTGGTTGGTCGAGTCGTTCAAGTCGACGCTCGACTCGGTGTACCGCGCCGACCTCGTCCTCCTCGTCGTCGACGCCTCCGAACCCGTCGAGGAGATGCGCGACAAACTCGTCACCTGCCACGACACGCTGTACGAGCGTAACGAGGCGCCCATCGTGACGGTGCTGAACAAGATCGACCTCGTCGACCCCGGCGAACTCGAACGGAAGACCGAGGCACTGCGCGCCCTCGCGCCGAATCCGGTCGTCGTCTCGGGGCTGACAGGCGAGAACGTCTCCGCACTCGCCGACCGCATCGAGAACGAACTCCCCGAGTGGCGCGAGGAGCGACTCCTCCTGCCGATGTCGGACGACTCGATGAGCCTCGTCTCGTGGCTGTACGACCACGGCCACGTCGAAAACGAGGAGTACGACGGCGAGAACGTCCTCGTGGAGTTCGCGGCCCGCCCCGCCATCGTGGAGAAGGCGCGGGCGAAGGCCGCCGACGTGCGAACGGGCGGCGCCGGGACGGAGGCCGGAGCCGAGACCGACGGCGGGCGTCGGAACTGA
- a CDS encoding 2,5-diamino-6-(ribosylamino)-4(3H)-pyrimidinone 5'-phosphate reductase yields the protein MHVVVNAAASVDGKLSTRRREQVKISGADDFARVDRVRADSDAVLVGVGTVLADDPHLTLDGDDYRDERRTAGRDPSPARVVADSRARTPTDARILDDAATTYLLASEAAPEDRVSALREAGAEVVVAGRTRVSFPDALAELESRGVERLMVEGGGEVIFSLFEDGLVDELTLYVGSVVFGGRDAPTLADGEGFVESFPRLELRDVERIDDGVLLGYDVR from the coding sequence ATGCACGTCGTCGTCAACGCCGCCGCGAGCGTCGACGGGAAACTGTCGACGCGGCGGCGCGAACAGGTGAAGATCAGCGGCGCGGACGACTTCGCCCGCGTCGACCGCGTCCGCGCCGACAGCGACGCCGTCCTCGTCGGCGTCGGCACCGTCCTCGCGGACGATCCGCATCTCACCCTCGACGGCGACGACTACCGGGACGAACGGCGGACGGCCGGCCGCGACCCTTCGCCCGCACGAGTCGTCGCGGACTCCCGCGCCCGGACGCCCACCGACGCCAGAATCCTCGACGACGCGGCGACGACGTACCTCCTCGCGAGCGAGGCCGCCCCCGAAGACCGGGTCTCGGCCCTCCGCGAGGCGGGCGCGGAGGTAGTCGTCGCCGGCCGGACGCGCGTCTCCTTCCCCGACGCCCTCGCGGAACTCGAATCGCGCGGTGTCGAGCGACTCATGGTCGAGGGCGGCGGCGAGGTCATCTTCTCGCTGTTCGAGGACGGTCTGGTCGACGAACTCACCCTGTACGTCGGGTCGGTGGTGTTCGGCGGCCGCGACGCCCCCACGCTGGCCGACGGCGAGGGGTTCGTCGAGTCGTTCCCCCGACTCGAACTCCGGGACGTCGAACGAATCGACGACGGCGTCCTCCTCGGGTACGACGTCCGCTGA
- a CDS encoding NAD(P)H-hydrate dehydratase, whose amino-acid sequence MISSDRMAAVDENSEALGVPRKQLMESSGNAVARAVRDLADPGASVVIVAGRGNNGGDAFVAARFLDEYDVSVRLLGRPGSISTDIARENWDALQSAEYDAEAVTDSKDLSLGDPDVVVDAMLGTGVTGALREPEATAAEAMNDLDATVVAVDVPSGVNADTGEAEGVAVDADRVVTFHDDKPGLPDLDCEVTVADIGIPPAAEAFVGPGDLRSVREGVRGGDSRVFVIGGGPYTGAPALSGQSSLRAGADLTFVAAPSKVSGQIQGYAEDLIVQDYEGDHLTPDQVDGLVETAHDYDDVVVLGPGLGNDDETLEAAKEFLEQFEGKAVVDADALAVVSEVDTDATLVCTPNRKELATMGGPDVDGPLRDAREEIESFAADLGHVVVAKAAEDVVSDGERTRLVRAGTPAMTVGGTGDILAGIVAGLLGTQDPFDAACAGPFVNGRAAELLDDERAGGLLASDLLQTIPRAIRGEEE is encoded by the coding sequence ATGATTTCGAGCGACCGTATGGCAGCGGTGGACGAGAACAGCGAAGCGCTCGGCGTCCCGCGGAAGCAACTGATGGAGTCGAGCGGGAACGCCGTCGCCCGCGCGGTCCGCGACCTCGCGGACCCCGGCGCGAGCGTCGTTATCGTCGCCGGGCGCGGCAACAACGGCGGCGACGCGTTCGTCGCGGCGCGCTTCCTCGACGAATACGACGTGTCGGTCCGCCTGCTCGGCCGCCCCGGGAGCATCTCGACCGACATCGCCCGCGAGAACTGGGACGCCCTCCAGTCCGCGGAGTACGACGCCGAGGCGGTGACGGACTCGAAGGACCTCTCTCTCGGCGACCCGGACGTCGTCGTCGACGCAATGCTCGGAACGGGCGTCACCGGCGCCCTCCGCGAACCCGAGGCGACCGCGGCGGAGGCGATGAACGACCTCGACGCCACCGTCGTCGCCGTCGACGTGCCCTCCGGCGTGAACGCCGACACCGGCGAGGCCGAGGGCGTCGCCGTCGACGCCGACCGGGTCGTCACGTTCCACGACGACAAGCCCGGCCTCCCGGACCTCGACTGCGAGGTGACCGTCGCGGACATCGGTATCCCCCCGGCCGCAGAGGCGTTCGTCGGCCCCGGCGACCTGCGTTCGGTCCGCGAGGGCGTCCGCGGCGGCGACTCGCGCGTGTTCGTCATCGGCGGCGGCCCCTACACCGGTGCGCCCGCCCTCTCCGGACAGTCCTCGCTCCGGGCCGGCGCGGACCTCACGTTCGTCGCCGCGCCGTCGAAGGTGTCCGGGCAGATACAGGGGTACGCCGAGGACCTCATCGTGCAGGATTACGAGGGGGACCACCTGACGCCCGACCAGGTCGACGGCCTCGTGGAGACGGCCCACGACTACGACGACGTGGTCGTCCTCGGCCCCGGTCTCGGCAACGACGACGAGACGCTGGAGGCGGCCAAAGAGTTCCTCGAACAGTTCGAGGGGAAGGCCGTGGTCGACGCGGACGCCCTCGCCGTCGTCTCCGAGGTGGACACCGACGCGACGCTGGTCTGCACGCCGAACCGCAAGGAACTGGCGACGATGGGCGGGCCGGACGTCGACGGACCGCTCCGCGACGCCCGCGAGGAGATAGAGTCATTCGCGGCCGACCTCGGCCACGTCGTCGTCGCCAAGGCGGCCGAGGATGTCGTCTCGGACGGCGAGCGCACGCGACTCGTCCGCGCGGGCACCCCGGCGATGACCGTCGGCGGCACCGGCGACATCCTCGCCGGTATCGTCGCGGGCCTCCTCGGCACGCAGGACCCCTTCGACGCGGCCTGCGCCGGCCCGTTCGTCAACGGCCGCGCGGCCGAACTCCTCGACGACGAACGCGCCGGCGGCCTCCTCGCGTCGGACCTCCTGCAGACCATCCCGCGGGCGATTCGGGGTGAGGAGGAGTGA
- a CDS encoding ribosome assembly factor SBDS, translating to MISLDEAVTARLESHGERFEVLIDPDAALAIKRGEFEGELEDVIAAEDVFEDASRGDRPAEEDLETVFGTTDPMEIIPAVVERGEIQITAEQRREMQEQKRKQLINTIARNAVNPQMDNAPHPPDRIERALEQAGFKVDPMETVESQVDDALEALRPVIPIRFDEVTVAVQIPAEYAGKTQAQVREYGDLEREEWQNDGSWVGVITFPAGMQNEFYDMVNDYTSGEAETRIVKDKDELSTR from the coding sequence ATGATTTCACTCGACGAAGCGGTGACCGCCCGGCTAGAGTCCCACGGCGAACGCTTCGAGGTGCTCATCGACCCCGACGCCGCCCTCGCCATCAAGCGCGGCGAGTTCGAGGGAGAACTGGAGGACGTCATCGCGGCGGAGGACGTCTTCGAGGACGCCTCTCGCGGCGACAGACCGGCCGAAGAGGACCTCGAAACCGTGTTCGGGACGACCGACCCGATGGAGATAATCCCGGCGGTGGTCGAACGCGGAGAGATACAGATCACGGCCGAGCAGCGCCGCGAGATGCAGGAGCAAAAACGCAAACAACTCATCAACACCATCGCGCGCAACGCCGTGAACCCGCAGATGGACAACGCCCCGCACCCGCCGGACCGCATCGAACGCGCCCTCGAACAGGCGGGGTTCAAAGTCGACCCGATGGAGACGGTGGAGTCGCAGGTGGACGACGCCCTCGAGGCCCTCCGGCCGGTCATCCCCATCCGCTTCGACGAGGTGACCGTCGCCGTCCAGATTCCCGCGGAGTACGCCGGGAAGACGCAGGCGCAGGTGCGCGAGTACGGCGACTTGGAGCGCGAGGAGTGGCAGAACGACGGGTCGTGGGTCGGCGTCATCACGTTCCCGGCGGGGATGCAAAACGAGTTCTACGACATGGTGAACGACTACACCTCCGGCGAGGCCGAGACGCGAATCGTCAAGGACAAAGACGAACTGAGCACCCGGTGA
- a CDS encoding glycosyltransferase family 4 protein, with amino-acid sequence MLGWGFPPNVSGGLDTHVGEMFDGLRARGVDIELVLPAEYAPEDRDGIHGVPTGQGDIITRIGRLSSAFAERAEDADIVHTHDWFGYGPGSRAKSNADVEWVTTFHSLSSDRNLDPPKREVETERRIAERCDHLLAVSELTAGRVKELYGGDPEVIYNGFSKCETTGRDLKEELDIDGDMLFFVGRHTDQKGISHLVYAMEKLRRDDVTLVVGGSGHLTAQLKKFAQLLDVEDQLEWAGYIPEEELGDYYASADLFVSPSLSEPFGITITEALSAGTRVVATESGVNEVLPDDCVIEVEPASDSIADGIDYGLSLEGPPEYDPVTWEDVVDATIDFYERIAGE; translated from the coding sequence ATGCTGGGCTGGGGCTTCCCGCCGAACGTGAGTGGGGGTCTCGATACCCACGTCGGGGAGATGTTCGACGGACTCAGAGCGCGTGGCGTGGACATCGAACTCGTCCTTCCGGCGGAGTACGCGCCGGAGGACAGGGATGGAATACACGGCGTTCCGACCGGGCAGGGGGATATCATCACCCGCATCGGTCGGCTCAGTTCGGCGTTCGCCGAACGCGCCGAGGACGCCGACATCGTCCACACCCACGACTGGTTCGGTTACGGCCCCGGTTCGCGCGCGAAGTCGAACGCGGACGTGGAGTGGGTGACGACGTTCCACTCGCTGTCGTCGGACCGCAACCTCGACCCGCCAAAAAGAGAGGTCGAGACCGAGCGCCGAATCGCCGAGCGCTGCGACCACCTGCTGGCGGTGAGCGAACTCACCGCGGGGCGGGTCAAGGAACTGTACGGCGGCGACCCCGAGGTCATCTACAACGGCTTCTCGAAGTGCGAAACGACCGGTCGAGACCTGAAAGAGGAACTCGACATCGACGGCGACATGCTGTTTTTCGTCGGTCGGCACACCGACCAGAAGGGTATCTCCCACCTCGTCTACGCGATGGAGAAACTCCGTCGCGACGACGTGACCCTCGTCGTCGGCGGGTCGGGGCACCTCACGGCGCAACTGAAGAAGTTCGCCCAACTGCTCGACGTGGAGGACCAACTGGAGTGGGCGGGCTACATCCCCGAGGAGGAACTCGGCGACTACTACGCCTCGGCGGACCTGTTCGTCTCGCCCTCGCTCTCGGAGCCGTTCGGCATCACCATCACGGAGGCGCTCTCGGCCGGCACGCGCGTCGTCGCCACCGAGAGCGGCGTCAACGAGGTGCTCCCCGACGACTGCGTTATCGAGGTCGAACCCGCCTCCGACTCCATCGCCGACGGCATCGACTACGGCCTCTCCCTGGAGGGGCCACC